In Drosophila miranda strain MSH22 chromosome XR, D.miranda_PacBio2.1, whole genome shotgun sequence, the genomic window CATCGCCGTCGCTTGAGAGCCGTTCATCTTTTATTTGGCCCCTTGTATTTACAGCTGTTTGATGGTAACCGGTTTGGTAGCCAGCTATAGTCAGTGCTTCTAACGATATTTACTTTTTGGGCATCAGGCCGCCGAAAGCTATACAAAAGCCAAATTAACCTGCCTGCAATTCGGTTTCAAGCTGCAACGAGTTGTTGAAGGTTGTCGTGGCACATTATCTGAGCTTCCCAACTGTGTTCTTTGCGCCTCGTTAGGCAACTGTAATTTAAAATAATGCTATGCACATTACCCATCTTGTAAAGAGTTTTTTCTGATAAAAGAAAcaagaaaaggagaaaaagAAACGCGACGGGCGAGACTTACAACCACATTAGCAGAGCAAGGTTTCGATCCTCGGACCTCTGGGTTATGGGCCCAGCACGCTTCCACTGCGCCACTCTGCTTGTTGTCGTTGGATTGCCAGAAACTAGTTACGGCTTCTGTGCTGCCGTCAGCAGAACAGCCCGTTCCACCCCGCAATGCTAACACGAAACATACCCTCTATTGCATGAAATTGTTGACGGTGGAACTTAGTAAAccttttgtttttatatttaagCAGAAAAGATATGGGTTTTTTCAAATTATCTATAAATAAATCAGATAGCATTGTTTTCCTCTCAAATAAGACGagataggttaggttaaggcggtagccgggaggggggggataagagcctcccgcccccaagctcacttggacctataaaagacGAGATAAAAACGTGTAGAATAAATAAATCGTAGTAGAGTACTGTGGATAATAAATACTTTAGCCAAACGGAAAAAGAATTTTGCACTGCTTGCCAGCCGTAGGCTCTATAGCGCTTTAGACGCAACGGTGTCAACGAGCAGAGTGGCGCAGTGGAAGCGTGCTGGGCCCATAACCCAGAGGTCCGAGGATCGAAACCTTGCTCTGCTAACGTGTAATTTCGTTGTAGCGATTCTTTTGTTCTCTGTTTCtcaatttaaataatttttaaaaCATTAGTGTATGTTTTTTGGATATCTAACCTACTGCATTGTttaactttattcagttgtTTTAATATAAGAATgcaaaaaaaatagaaaaaaataTATGGACTACACAACTAAGAGATAAACTAAAACTAGGGCGATGAATGGTTCACTGCCGTGACTAACAGTCAGTAATCCTCGTCGCAGAAGCAGCCATCCCGCGAGTTCTCCACAATCCAGTCGAGATACTTAGTCACTCGAGTGTAGACCCCCGGATAGTTGGGTCGCGcacatccatttccccaggAGACGATACCGATCTGCTCGAAGCGTTTGTCGTCCGGACGCAGCCGAACCAAGGGCCCGCCGGAGTCGCCCTGACAGCTGTCGCGTCCACCCACTCCCGGATAGCCGGAGCACATCATGTTCTTGGTGATCATCTTCTGGGTGTAGTTGGTTTGGGCCACGCACTCCTCGTTGTCCAGCACCGGGACCTCGACCTCCTGCAACAGGCACGAGGGCTTCCCGTCCTCCTTGAGGGTGCCCCAGCCGGTTGCGATAGCACGGGTGCCCACGAACAGCTCGTTGCGCTGCTCCACGCGTGGCAGGCAGATGGGGCGAATGAAGCTGGTGATGGGCACCCTGTCGTTCAGTCGGAGCAGGGCGATGTCGTTGTCGAAGTTGGAGAAGCTGAACTTCTGGCTGAAGGCGCGCAGTACGAAGCGCGTTTCGGGCCGCTCCTTGTCGTTGCAGCGGTCGTGCTCTCCGAAGGTCACCTTGATCATGAACCACATGAACCCCTTGACGCAGTGCGCCGCTGTCAGCACGTAGCGGTCGTTAATCAGTGTCCCGCCACAGTAGAACCTATTGAAGTAGCTCAGCCGAG contains:
- the LOC108151132 gene encoding venom protease — protein: MMLHLRHWPLMLAIASCIGPASTTATSTSTTTSSLSSIPGKYQALGAAAQHQPKKLKIGAGAGAGAAVNASSLGAAAGGGGRKPVFRQNPIKNWLGSFNRNNSPAAQNQTSPTCSCRCGERNDESRIVGGTTAGVSEYPWMARLSYFNRFYCGGTLINDRYVLTAAHCVKGFMWFMIKVTFGEHDRCNDKERPETRFVLRAFSQKFSFSNFDNDIALLRLNDRVPITSFIRPICLPRVEQRNELFVGTRAIATGWGTLKEDGKPSCLLQEVEVPVLDNEECVAQTNYTQKMITKNMMCSGYPGVGGRDSCQGDSGGPLVRLRPDDKRFEQIGIVSWGNGCARPNYPGVYTRVTKYLDWIVENSRDGCFCDEDY